The proteins below come from a single Spiroplasma endosymbiont of Atherix ibis genomic window:
- the pfkA gene encoding 6-phosphofructokinase, which produces MIKKIGVLTSGGDAPGMNAAVASVIKTAISKGIEAFIVKDGYKGLINNWIEKVDINFASDIISKGGTVIGSARLPEFKEESVRQKAVKNLKAIGIEALVVIGGDGSYQGAEKLTKMGINCIGLPGTIDNDIVSSDYTIGFDTALNIVINSLDQIRDTIQSHNRCMVVEIMGNGCGDLTLYGATGSGSEVFSTKESYLTENEIINQVKELRKKNKRSVIVAVAEKNYDVNELAKKIEKETGYETRATILGHIQRGGKPSGIDRYLAVKAGIFAVEQLIAGKGGLYIGMSNNKLVARDIELTLNMPKVDKTDEYEKLRNINKAI; this is translated from the coding sequence ATGATTAAAAAAATAGGTGTTTTAACATCAGGAGGAGATGCACCAGGTATGAATGCTGCTGTTGCATCAGTTATTAAAACTGCAATTTCAAAAGGGATTGAAGCTTTTATTGTTAAAGATGGTTATAAAGGTCTTATTAATAATTGAATTGAAAAAGTAGATATTAATTTTGCATCAGATATTATTTCAAAAGGGGGAACTGTAATAGGTTCTGCAAGATTACCTGAATTTAAAGAAGAATCAGTTAGACAAAAAGCTGTTAAAAATTTAAAAGCAATAGGAATTGAAGCATTAGTTGTAATTGGTGGAGATGGAAGTTATCAAGGTGCTGAAAAGTTAACAAAAATGGGAATAAATTGTATAGGTCTTCCAGGAACAATTGACAATGATATTGTTTCTTCAGATTATACAATAGGTTTTGACACGGCACTAAATATTGTAATAAACTCATTAGATCAAATAAGAGATACAATTCAATCTCACAATAGATGTATGGTTGTAGAAATTATGGGAAATGGGTGTGGAGATTTAACTTTATATGGAGCAACTGGAAGTGGTTCTGAAGTGTTCTCAACAAAAGAAAGTTATTTAACAGAAAATGAAATAATTAATCAAGTTAAGGAATTGCGCAAAAAAAATAAAAGAAGTGTAATTGTTGCTGTTGCTGAAAAAAACTATGATGTAAATGAATTGGCAAAAAAAATTGAAAAAGAAACTGGTTATGAAACTAGAGCAACAATTCTTGGTCACATCCAAAGAGGAGGAAAACCTAGTGGTATAGATAGATATTTAGCAGTTAAAGCAGGAATATTTGCAGTTGAACAGTTAATTGCAGGTAAAGGTGGCTTGTATATTGGAATGAGCAATAATAAATTAGTTGCCAGAGATATAGAATTAACTCTAAATATGCCAAAAGTTGATAAAACTGATGAGTATGAAAAACTAAGAAATATTAATAAAGCAATTTAA
- a CDS encoding YfcC family protein, with protein MNNKEPKFKIPTSFTILFAVLIMIMIISWILYYSGVTYNKLGASEVEPSIPTVIKAIGIIDLFVSIFKGFENKVEIIVFVLSIGAFIYIVMKSKSLDALTQKIAWKFKEKTIWTIPIIVIFLSFCGSAYGMSEEALGFHMIVIPLMLVAGFDVFTALITVLLGGGIGPMLATFDPFLIFTAADAANSQAMDGLIFRLVAWVLVTGFTSGWIMFYARSVKKNPQLSYTFSTLEEDKKFFLKEQINEIPLTKKRIVISVMFLVMFLVMIAYLFPWDELFKTTAMHDFGKWVNKYIPFLTGLVPGMGYGDMFVVSGFFLIGSLIVAILKWEGEETFIEDLMTGAKDMIGVAFIISIAGAITYLLKETGIQALMLTGIRNSNIGNINPFLFIIMTFLLFIPMSFALPSTSGFSSAVFPVWGPLAGSITIGSTVTNMISGSITAFAYANGMANMVSPASGIVVGAAQIGRTSYGTILKGTWKFHLSLFVINISLLLIGTGLNYTGAHIF; from the coding sequence ATGAATAATAAAGAACCTAAATTTAAAATACCCACTTCGTTTACAATACTTTTTGCTGTATTGATAATGATAATGATAATATCTTGAATATTGTACTATTCAGGAGTAACTTATAATAAGCTTGGTGCAAGCGAGGTAGAACCATCAATTCCAACTGTAATTAAAGCTATTGGAATAATTGATTTATTTGTATCTATATTTAAAGGATTTGAAAATAAAGTAGAAATTATTGTATTTGTTTTATCAATTGGAGCATTTATTTACATTGTAATGAAGTCAAAATCATTAGATGCATTGACTCAAAAAATAGCATGAAAATTTAAAGAAAAAACAATTTGAACAATTCCAATTATTGTTATATTTTTAAGTTTTTGTGGATCTGCATATGGAATGTCAGAAGAAGCTTTAGGATTTCATATGATAGTTATTCCATTAATGTTAGTAGCAGGTTTTGATGTTTTCACAGCGTTAATAACAGTATTGCTTGGTGGGGGAATTGGTCCAATGCTAGCAACATTTGATCCTTTCTTAATTTTTACAGCTGCAGATGCTGCAAATTCTCAAGCAATGGATGGTCTAATTTTTAGATTAGTAGCTTGAGTTCTTGTAACAGGATTTACTTCAGGATGAATAATGTTTTATGCAAGAAGTGTAAAAAAGAATCCTCAACTTTCATACACATTTTCAACATTAGAAGAAGATAAAAAATTCTTTTTAAAAGAACAAATTAATGAAATTCCTTTAACTAAAAAAAGAATAGTAATTAGTGTAATGTTTTTAGTAATGTTTTTAGTAATGATTGCATATTTATTTCCTTGAGATGAATTATTTAAAACAACTGCTATGCATGATTTTGGAAAATGAGTTAATAAGTATATTCCTTTTTTAACAGGTTTAGTTCCTGGAATGGGATATGGGGATATGTTTGTAGTTTCTGGTTTCTTTCTAATAGGTTCATTAATTGTTGCTATTCTAAAATGAGAAGGAGAAGAGACTTTTATTGAAGATCTTATGACAGGTGCAAAAGATATGATAGGAGTAGCATTTATTATTTCAATTGCAGGAGCTATTACTTATCTTTTAAAAGAAACTGGTATTCAAGCTCTTATGCTTACAGGTATTAGAAATTCAAATATAGGTAATATAAATCCATTTTTATTTATAATTATGACTTTCTTACTTTTTATACCTATGTCATTTGCTTTGCCTTCAACTTCAGGATTTTCAAGTGCAGTATTTCCGGTTTGAGGACCATTAGCAGGTTCTATAACTATTGGTTCAACTGTAACTAATATGATTTCTGGAAGTATAACTGCATTTGCATATGCTAATGGAATGGCAAATATGGTTTCTCCAGCTTCTGGAATTGTTGTTGGAGCAGCACAAATTGGTAGAACAAGTTATGGTACAATTTTAAAAGGAACTTGAAAATTTCATTTAAGCTTATTTGTTATAAATATATCATTACTTTTAATTGGGACAGGTTTAAATTATACAGGAGCTCATATTTTTTAA
- the thrS gene encoding threonine--tRNA ligase, translated as MKIKLLDGKVMSFETPKTVLEIAQEISISLGKKCVGAIINSKEVVPAKATIDKDCKLELITERHELFNSVVNYTAKIITSFALKTLFPQGSLYPESEGYDKPEFFVYYDLPTKLTLEDLKEVEKLANDFINKKIEIKFEDTVITDEKYKEIMSSINIKKKYIDIMLEKNKNRYIKFPVGSLNNVIYYSRYANLNNTGDLFKIELNEITAFQIENNKYVYKIHGLTATSEKELEEKKRKIEELKESDHKYIAKNLEIYHLDPLIGQGLPIWLPNGTILKQEIKKYLMEKEYEYDFIQIETPVIGTSKLYKTSGHWDHYRDDMFASMNLPKEEMVLKPMSCPHHISVYRYKPRSYRDLPLRFAEHALQHRYESSGSLTGLERVRAMELTDSHIFVRADQVKDEFIRCFNLITEVLKTFDIKIDYLSLSLRDPEDKEKYFNDDKMWNSAEAELEKVLNELKINYKKMIGEAAFYGPKLDIQAKTALGHEITVSTIQLDFLLPQKFELIYINYAGELERPIMIHRGLVGTYERFISVLLEQTKGVLPLWCTPQQVEIIPVNISKKDYAEKVREELKSKLIRTKIDLRDERLSYKIRDAQVRKIPYQLVLGDKEAENNMVTYRKYGSEEQITITLKEFIKMVKNKVKEKIYN; from the coding sequence ATGAAAATAAAATTATTAGATGGAAAAGTAATGAGTTTTGAAACTCCAAAAACTGTCTTAGAAATTGCTCAAGAAATATCTATATCATTAGGTAAAAAATGTGTTGGAGCAATTATTAATAGTAAAGAAGTGGTTCCAGCTAAAGCAACTATAGATAAAGATTGCAAATTGGAATTAATTACAGAAAGACATGAATTGTTTAATTCTGTTGTAAATTACACTGCTAAAATAATTACAAGTTTTGCTTTAAAAACTTTATTTCCACAAGGAAGTCTTTATCCTGAATCTGAAGGATATGATAAACCAGAGTTCTTTGTGTATTATGACTTACCAACCAAATTAACATTAGAAGACTTGAAAGAAGTAGAAAAATTAGCAAATGATTTTATTAATAAAAAAATAGAAATTAAATTTGAAGATACAGTTATTACAGATGAAAAATATAAAGAGATAATGAGCTCTATTAATATTAAAAAAAAATATATAGATATTATGTTGGAAAAAAATAAAAATAGATATATAAAATTTCCAGTTGGATCATTAAATAATGTTATATATTATTCTAGATATGCTAATTTAAATAATACAGGTGATTTATTTAAAATTGAATTAAATGAAATAACTGCCTTTCAAATAGAAAATAATAAATATGTATATAAAATTCATGGTTTAACTGCAACTAGTGAAAAAGAACTTGAAGAAAAGAAAAGAAAAATTGAAGAATTAAAAGAAAGTGATCATAAATATATTGCTAAAAATTTAGAAATATATCATTTAGATCCTTTAATTGGACAAGGTTTACCTATTTGATTGCCAAATGGTACTATTTTAAAACAAGAAATTAAAAAATATTTAATGGAAAAAGAATATGAATATGACTTCATTCAAATTGAAACTCCTGTAATTGGAACAAGTAAACTTTATAAAACTTCAGGACATTGAGATCATTATAGAGATGATATGTTTGCCTCTATGAATCTTCCAAAAGAAGAAATGGTTTTAAAACCAATGAGTTGTCCTCATCATATTTCAGTTTATAGATATAAGCCAAGAAGTTATAGAGATTTACCTTTAAGATTTGCAGAACATGCATTACAACACAGATATGAATCATCTGGAAGTTTAACAGGACTTGAAAGAGTTAGAGCAATGGAATTAACAGATTCACATATTTTTGTAAGAGCAGACCAAGTTAAAGATGAATTTATAAGATGTTTTAATTTAATAACAGAAGTTTTAAAAACTTTTGATATTAAAATTGATTATTTATCTTTATCATTAAGAGATCCAGAAGATAAAGAAAAATATTTTAATGATGATAAAATGTGAAATTCTGCAGAAGCAGAACTTGAAAAAGTTTTAAATGAATTAAAAATTAATTATAAAAAAATGATTGGTGAAGCTGCATTTTATGGACCTAAATTAGATATTCAAGCAAAAACTGCTTTAGGACATGAGATTACAGTTTCAACAATACAATTAGATTTTTTATTACCTCAAAAATTTGAACTTATTTATATAAATTATGCTGGAGAATTAGAAAGACCTATTATGATTCATAGAGGTCTTGTAGGAACTTATGAGAGATTTATTTCAGTTCTTTTGGAACAAACAAAAGGAGTTTTACCATTATGATGTACTCCTCAACAAGTTGAAATAATTCCTGTAAATATTTCTAAAAAAGATTATGCAGAAAAAGTAAGAGAAGAATTAAAATCAAAATTAATAAGAACAAAAATAGATCTTAGAGATGAAAGATTGAGTTATAAAATTCGTGATGCACAAGTTAGAAAAATACCTTATCAATTAGTATTAGGAGATAAGGAAGCTGAAAATAATATGGTAACATATAGAAAATATGGTAGTGAAGAACAAATTACTATAACTCTTAAAGAATTCATTAAAATGGTTAAAAATAAAGTTAAAGAAAAAATATATAATTAA
- the pyk gene encoding pyruvate kinase, which translates to MDKEIEFYEPSKIAKKIKRTKIVTTIGPSTHSKDDIRKLFESGMNVVRLNFSHGKQEEQSEKIKSVIELREELEKPISIMLDTKGPEIRIGKVFDGAQEIKAGSDIRVYTTQEEYLNRECKATEMTVSYDMSIDLKPGDTVLVDDGKLTLNVINVELGFINCKAFNTHTIKTNKRVNLPGVDFSLPFLAQKDIDDIKYGVKMKVDYIAASFVNSADNVKEIRNILKECKAEHIQIISKIESKIGIFNIDSIIEASDGIMVARGDLGLEIPYYEVPYWEKQMIRKCRKAGKVVVVATQMLESMTDNPHPTRAEVTDVYYATELGADATMLSGESAAGIYPFITTETMATINKRAELGFYGKIYYDRALEVARNSSSGKRAQIADELANITRNGKYEFALVLSRTGELLRTISKFRPNVTILGVCDNEKLWTGFGAMHSIFMNRVKSINKIIDNNEELSEIARSWGAKKGEQILIVRSQNIKVHTV; encoded by the coding sequence ATGGATAAAGAAATAGAATTTTATGAACCAAGTAAAATTGCAAAAAAAATTAAAAGAACTAAAATAGTTACAACAATAGGACCAAGTACTCATTCAAAAGACGATATTAGAAAATTATTTGAATCAGGAATGAATGTTGTTAGGTTAAATTTCTCTCATGGAAAACAAGAAGAGCAATCAGAAAAAATTAAATCAGTAATTGAATTAAGAGAAGAATTAGAAAAACCAATTTCAATTATGTTAGATACAAAAGGTCCAGAAATTAGAATTGGAAAAGTTTTTGATGGAGCACAAGAAATTAAAGCTGGATCAGATATTAGAGTTTATACAACTCAAGAAGAATATTTAAATCGTGAATGTAAAGCAACTGAAATGACAGTTTCATATGATATGAGTATTGATTTAAAACCAGGAGATACAGTTTTAGTAGATGATGGAAAATTGACATTAAATGTTATTAATGTCGAATTAGGATTTATTAATTGTAAAGCTTTTAATACACATACTATAAAAACAAATAAAAGGGTAAATTTACCAGGTGTTGATTTTTCATTACCATTTTTAGCTCAAAAAGATATTGATGATATTAAATATGGAGTAAAAATGAAAGTTGATTATATTGCAGCATCATTTGTTAATTCAGCAGATAATGTAAAAGAAATTAGAAATATTTTAAAAGAATGTAAAGCTGAACATATTCAAATTATTTCAAAAATAGAATCAAAAATAGGTATTTTTAATATCGATTCAATTATTGAAGCATCAGATGGAATTATGGTTGCTCGTGGAGATTTAGGATTAGAAATTCCTTATTATGAAGTGCCATATTGAGAAAAACAAATGATTAGAAAATGTAGAAAAGCCGGAAAAGTAGTAGTAGTTGCAACACAAATGTTAGAATCAATGACTGATAATCCTCATCCAACAAGAGCTGAAGTCACAGATGTTTATTATGCAACTGAATTAGGAGCTGATGCAACTATGTTAAGTGGTGAATCAGCTGCAGGTATTTATCCATTTATAACAACAGAAACTATGGCAACAATTAATAAGCGTGCAGAATTAGGTTTTTATGGAAAAATTTATTATGATAGAGCATTAGAAGTTGCAAGAAATAGCTCATCTGGTAAAAGAGCACAAATTGCAGATGAATTGGCAAATATTACAAGAAATGGGAAATATGAATTTGCATTAGTACTTTCAAGAACTGGTGAATTGTTAAGAACTATTTCAAAATTTAGACCAAATGTTACAATCTTAGGTGTTTGTGATAATGAAAAATTATGAACTGGTTTTGGCGCAATGCATTCAATTTTTATGAATAGAGTTAAAAGCATTAATAAAATTATTGACAATAATGAAGAATTATCAGAAATTGCAAGATCATGAGGTGCAAAAAAAGGAGAACAAATTCTTATTGTTAGAAGTCAAAATATTAAAGTTCATACAGTTTAA
- a CDS encoding ABC transporter ATP-binding protein, with translation MKGKKFKSERAFSAKKFFDSFKMIGKGIKKNPKIFIGYLIFTIIDSILYSSMTIVVSQMTKNLTSLGLQANHFLWFTMSWISWVYVGIVLLFAIIFFDYLTNIYAAIFAKRVEIYLRIKALKKLVEVDISYYSKNQIGLIMSRVINDSQGSGDSFNDFLLNLLFSSVSFITMAIFMFTIDITLTLIVIGIFALLVIIIWIIFVYYRRAIIVFADIKQAIDTDITDRLINIRAIKANASENRETIRNKKLHEKYDQKLSKVIWLQSLLSFFAYSFAWALPIITIISAIGLYSNSMKPNELSNLLVAFTSATNNVLYALLTLPIWMRGLTKLSNCIMRLNYIYNSNSLLNFVDNPEKVGDIENIVFNKVTFNYPESPKKQILATISLNFEKNKSYAFVGETGVGKSTIAKLLLRFYDVTTGELLINGKNIKKIDHNDYLNRVGYVEQEPQIFYGTVMENLKYPFFDKSDEEAIEAAKKAKIHNYIKKLPIGYDTILGERGFMLSGGQKQRLVIARIFLKDPQLLILDEATSALDNVVEKEIQSELNKLMIGRTTVVIAHRLSTIMNVDEIIVLDKNGIVQKGNFNELKEKEGHFKKLYTLGLMK, from the coding sequence ATGAAAGGAAAAAAATTTAAAAGCGAAAGAGCTTTTTCAGCCAAGAAATTTTTTGATTCATTTAAAATGATTGGAAAGGGTATCAAAAAAAATCCTAAAATATTTATTGGCTATTTAATTTTTACAATTATAGATTCAATTTTGTATTCTTCAATGACTATTGTTGTTAGTCAAATGACAAAAAATCTTACAAGTTTAGGTTTACAAGCAAATCATTTTTTATGATTTACAATGAGTTGAATTAGTTGAGTCTATGTAGGTATAGTTTTGCTTTTTGCAATTATATTTTTTGATTACTTAACAAATATATATGCAGCTATTTTTGCAAAAAGAGTTGAAATTTATTTAAGAATAAAAGCACTTAAAAAATTAGTTGAAGTTGATATTAGTTATTATTCAAAAAATCAAATAGGATTAATAATGTCTAGAGTAATAAATGATAGTCAAGGTTCAGGCGATTCATTTAATGACTTTTTGTTAAATTTGCTATTTAGTAGTGTAAGTTTTATAACAATGGCAATTTTTATGTTTACTATTGATATTACTCTTACTTTAATTGTTATAGGTATTTTTGCACTTTTAGTAATAATAATTTGAATTATTTTTGTATATTATAGAAGAGCAATTATTGTTTTTGCTGACATAAAACAAGCAATTGATACAGATATTACAGACAGATTAATAAATATTAGAGCAATTAAAGCTAATGCTTCTGAAAATAGAGAAACTATTAGAAATAAAAAATTACATGAAAAGTATGATCAAAAATTAAGTAAAGTTATTTGACTACAATCACTTTTATCTTTTTTTGCTTATAGTTTTGCTTGAGCTTTACCAATTATTACTATTATTTCTGCAATTGGATTATATAGTAATTCAATGAAACCTAATGAACTTTCAAATTTACTTGTAGCATTTACATCAGCTACAAATAATGTTTTATATGCATTATTGACATTGCCAATATGAATGAGAGGATTAACTAAATTATCAAATTGTATTATGAGACTTAATTATATTTATAATTCAAATTCATTGTTAAATTTTGTAGATAATCCAGAAAAAGTTGGAGATATTGAAAATATAGTTTTTAATAAAGTAACTTTTAATTATCCTGAGTCACCAAAAAAACAAATATTGGCAACAATTAGTTTAAATTTTGAAAAAAATAAAAGTTATGCTTTTGTTGGAGAAACAGGTGTAGGTAAATCAACAATAGCAAAGTTATTATTAAGATTTTATGATGTTACAACAGGAGAACTTTTAATAAATGGTAAAAATATAAAAAAAATAGATCATAATGATTATTTAAATAGAGTTGGATATGTTGAACAAGAACCACAAATATTTTATGGAACAGTTATGGAGAACTTAAAATATCCATTTTTTGATAAATCAGATGAAGAAGCAATTGAAGCAGCTAAAAAAGCTAAAATCCACAATTACATAAAAAAATTACCAATTGGCTATGATACAATTTTAGGAGAACGAGGGTTTATGTTAAGTGGTGGACAAAAACAACGTTTAGTAATTGCACGTATTTTTTTAAAGGATCCACAATTATTAATTCTTGATGAAGCTACAAGTGCTTTAGATAATGTAGTTGAAAAAGAAATTCAATCAGAGTTAAATAAGCTAATGATTGGAAGAACCACTGTTGTAATAGCACATAGATTAAGCACAATTATGAATGTAGATGAAATCATTGTTTTAGATAAAAATGGGATTGTTCAAAAAGGAAATTTTAATGAATTAAAAGAAAAAGAAGGTCATTTTAAAAAACTTTATACACTAGGTTTAATGAAATAG
- a CDS encoding formate/nitrite transporter family protein, whose product MNKNINIEEEIRSLKEVDYGILDAQHSFMVDGVLGGFKAAMHKLHYTFIKQILLGIMSGVIIGFGYVACIIAMVSLKGTGFEAFGTILLGFIFPGCIIMITFLGGGLFTSHVFSTIPIFKGCGSKRLYLKGIFGVLLGNLVGTFIFVAIFSGAGGLWNNGPFLNKVFAMSMHKLYLVNYDLQNNESIKAVSILATIGIGICSGILCNIMVCSTLPLASTTKNAAAIILLMIFPIAYFAIGSFQHGPANSFFMWMLLFEIIFNHSQVAITSGSGEILLRPQFYHFVLFIGLSTIPTLIGNWIGGALLLSGVLYFINKEYVSILFKKIKLEYLEEKMRSFKEIADKQIKKNDKKLKQKANIQVRKNDKNSE is encoded by the coding sequence ATGAATAAAAATATAAATATAGAAGAAGAAATTAGGTCTCTTAAAGAAGTAGATTATGGAATTTTGGATGCACAACATTCATTTATGGTAGATGGCGTATTAGGAGGTTTTAAAGCTGCAATGCATAAGTTGCATTATACTTTTATAAAACAAATATTGCTTGGAATTATGAGTGGTGTAATTATTGGTTTTGGATATGTAGCATGTATTATTGCAATGGTCTCTCTTAAGGGAACTGGTTTTGAAGCATTTGGAACAATTTTATTAGGTTTTATTTTTCCAGGATGTATTATTATGATTACATTTCTTGGAGGAGGATTGTTTACAAGTCATGTCTTTAGTACAATTCCAATTTTTAAAGGTTGTGGAAGTAAAAGACTTTACTTAAAAGGAATTTTTGGAGTGCTTTTAGGAAATTTAGTTGGAACATTTATTTTTGTAGCAATTTTTTCAGGAGCTGGAGGACTTTGAAATAATGGTCCTTTTCTAAATAAAGTTTTTGCTATGTCAATGCATAAATTATATTTAGTAAATTATGATTTACAAAATAATGAATCAATTAAAGCAGTAAGCATTCTTGCAACAATTGGAATAGGTATTTGCTCAGGAATTTTATGTAATATAATGGTTTGTTCAACATTACCATTAGCAAGTACAACAAAAAATGCAGCTGCAATTATTTTACTAATGATTTTCCCAATTGCTTACTTTGCAATTGGAAGTTTCCAACATGGACCTGCAAATTCTTTCTTTATGTGAATGTTATTGTTTGAAATAATTTTTAATCACAGTCAAGTAGCAATAACAAGTGGAAGTGGAGAAATTTTATTACGTCCTCAATTCTATCATTTTGTTTTATTTATTGGTTTAAGTACAATACCTACTTTAATTGGTAATTGAATTGGTGGAGCATTATTATTGTCAGGAGTCTTATATTTTATTAATAAAGAATATGTATCAATTTTATTTAAAAAAATTAAATTAGAATATTTAGAAGAAAAAATGCGTAGTTTTAAAGAAATTGCTGATAAACAAATTAAAAAAAATGATAAAAAATTAAAACAAAAAGCTAATATTCAAGTTAGAAAAAATGATAAAAATTCAGAATAA
- a CDS encoding PTS lactose/cellobiose transporter subunit IIA: MNEINWNEISMEMISCIGTSKSNAILAIRAARQKEFDKSKELIKLAELEMNKAHNLHFDIVAREANGEKLDLKLIFLHAEDQMLTTQANNWFR, translated from the coding sequence ATGAATGAAATTAATTGAAATGAAATATCAATGGAAATGATTTCTTGTATAGGAACTTCAAAATCAAATGCAATATTGGCTATTAGAGCAGCTAGACAAAAAGAATTTGATAAATCAAAAGAATTAATTAAATTAGCTGAATTAGAAATGAATAAAGCACATAATTTACATTTTGATATAGTAGCAAGAGAAGCAAATGGAGAAAAACTTGATTTAAAATTAATTTTTTTACATGCAGAAGATCAAATGCTTACAACACAAGCAAATAATTGATTTAGGTAA
- the pyk gene encoding pyruvate kinase, translating into MNKFNLNEKMKRTKVITTIGPSVHSKEAIKELFDKGMTTIRLNFSHADFQEHGERFEWVKTLRKEINKPISILLDTKGPEIRIGKMKNGKQEVKVGTEVTVYTDPKDFSTRECSANEMQMSYDMSQDVKVGDVVLVDDGKLTMHVTSVDKYKVMCKAFNTHLVKTNKRVNLPGVEFTLPFLAEKDYKDIHFGIENNIDYIAASFVNSADNVKEIRNILKECKAEHIQIISKIESQVGCDNIDSIITASDGIMVARGDLGLEIPYYDVPYWEKQIIRKCREQGKLVIVATQMLESMTDNPQPTRAEVTDVYYATELGADATMLSGESANGDFPFITVETMSTINKRAEIEFYEKNYYIKQLENARKSSSGKRAEIANQLANTTLGGNYEYAVVLSRTGELLRTISKFRPNVTILGVCDNKKLWTGFGAMHSIFMNQVANLDSFMDDQKAISEVAKSWGAKSGERILFVRSENIKEITVL; encoded by the coding sequence ATGAATAAATTTAATTTAAATGAAAAAATGAAAAGAACCAAAGTTATTACAACTATTGGTCCAAGTGTTCACTCAAAAGAAGCTATCAAAGAATTATTTGATAAAGGAATGACAACAATTCGTTTGAACTTTTCACATGCAGATTTTCAAGAACATGGAGAAAGATTTGAATGAGTTAAAACTTTAAGAAAAGAAATAAATAAACCAATTTCAATTTTATTAGATACAAAAGGTCCAGAAATTAGAATTGGAAAAATGAAAAATGGAAAACAAGAAGTTAAAGTAGGAACTGAAGTAACTGTTTATACTGATCCAAAAGATTTCTCAACAAGAGAGTGTTCAGCAAATGAAATGCAAATGTCATATGATATGTCTCAAGATGTTAAAGTTGGAGATGTTGTTTTAGTAGATGATGGAAAATTAACAATGCATGTAACAAGTGTTGATAAATATAAAGTTATGTGTAAGGCATTTAATACTCATTTAGTAAAAACAAATAAAAGAGTAAATTTACCAGGTGTAGAATTTACATTACCATTTTTAGCTGAAAAAGATTATAAAGATATCCATTTTGGAATCGAAAATAATATTGATTATATTGCAGCATCATTTGTTAATTCAGCAGATAATGTAAAAGAAATTAGAAATATTTTAAAAGAATGTAAAGCTGAACATATTCAAATTATTTCAAAAATAGAATCACAAGTTGGATGTGATAATATTGATTCAATTATTACAGCTTCAGATGGAATTATGGTTGCTCGTGGAGATTTAGGATTAGAAATTCCTTATTATGATGTACCATATTGAGAAAAACAAATTATTAGAAAATGTAGAGAGCAAGGAAAATTAGTTATTGTCGCAACACAAATGTTAGAATCAATGACTGACAATCCTCAACCAACAAGAGCTGAAGTAACAGATGTTTATTATGCAACTGAATTAGGAGCTGATGCAACTATGTTAAGTGGTGAATCAGCAAATGGAGATTTCCCATTTATTACAGTTGAAACTATGTCAACAATTAATAAACGTGCTGAAATTGAATTCTATGAAAAAAATTATTATATTAAACAATTAGAAAATGCTAGAAAATCAAGTTCAGGAAAAAGAGCAGAAATTGCAAATCAATTAGCAAATACTACTTTAGGTGGAAATTATGAATATGCTGTTGTTTTATCAAGAACTGGTGAATTGTTAAGAACTATTTCAAAATTTAGACCAAATGTTACAATCTTAGGTGTTTGTGATAATAAAAAATTATGAACTGGATTTGGAGCAATGCACTCAATCTTTATGAATCAAGTAGCTAATTTAGATTCATTCATGGATGATCAAAAAGCTATCTCAGAAGTTGCAAAATCATGAGGTGCAAAATCAGGAGAAAGAATTTTGTTTGTTAGAAGTGAAAATATTAAAGAAATTACAGTATTATAA